Proteins from a genomic interval of Capsicum annuum cultivar UCD-10X-F1 chromosome 4, UCD10Xv1.1, whole genome shotgun sequence:
- the LOC107855590 gene encoding type IV inositol polyphosphate 5-phosphatase 3 isoform X2 has translation MRESARQHQQHQTQLFWPRVVMRKWLNISAKDSDYSADPDSDPGSGSDSDYEQDFCDWPRQSQLNDGKGGQVGIDDALPKIRRRKSETFRAQYINTKEIRVCVGTWNVAGRFPQEDIELDSWLDVNEPADIYVIGFQEVIPLNAGNIFGAEDSRPISVWENIIRESLNKVPPVNKFKSFSDPPSPSRFKPSEDAPDIEEEIAFESDSGSEEEIVPINEDCSDFDEIKDGHVMGADSTVKNDIAVSNNTWGLEPINEEFQKQFPSSKKLDRLNCFRPDEDEEEAGESNVQFAKKLTKTLSGTERIGLCWPERPLDLLGQHVSERPGSLKSVKSFKASKSFKTYSSFKLTVNGQNRTQSDATLLAGLDLEALINRKRKPSYVRIVSKQMVGIFLSVWVRRGLRKHIQNLNVSTVGVGVMGYIGNKGSVSVSMSIYQTFFCFVCTHLTSGEKEADAVKRNHDVHEIHRRTHFNAFSLIGLPKSIYDHERIIWLGDLNYRINLPYDRTRDLISKKEWCKLIEYDQLSKEFKKGRAFDGWAEGTLNFPPTYKYEVNSEKYCGEDPKAGRRNPAWCDRILSFGKGIRLVRYRRSELKFSDHRPVSATYMTEVEVFSPRKLQRALTFTDAEIAKEEIVTNVGLESGMSRFISDQDEIYWTR, from the exons atgagagaaagcGCAAGGCAACATCAACAGCATCAAACTCAG CTTTTTTGGCCGCGAGTTGTGATGCGCAAATGGCTTAATATTAGTGCTAAGGATTCCGATTACAGTGCTGATCCTGACTCTGATCCCGGCTCTGGCTCCGATTCTGACTATGAACAAG ACTTCTGTGACTGGCCAAGGCAGTCGCAGTTGAATGATGGAAAAGGCGGCCAAGTTGGTATTGACG ATGCTCTTCCCAAAATAAGAAGACGAAAATCAGAAACATTCAGGGCGCAGTATATCAACACAAAAGAAATTAG AGTATGTGTTGGCACATGGAATGTTGCAGGAAGATTTCCTCAAGAAGATATTGAACTTGATAGCTGGTTGGATGTTAATGAGCCTGCTGACATCTATGTCATAGG ATTTCAGGAAGTTATACCTTTAAATGCTGGAAATATATTTGGTGCTGAAGATAGCCGCCCAATTTCAGTTTGGGAAAACATCATTCGCGAAAGTCTGAATAAAGTCCCACCGGTGAATAAGTTTAAATCATTTAGTGATCCCCCTTCTCCATCAAGGTTTAAGCCATCTGAAGATGCCCCtgatatagaagaagaaattGCGTTTGAATCTGACAGTGGCAGTGAGGAGGAAATTGTCCCTATAAATGAAGACTGCAGTGACTTTGATGAAATCAAGGATGGACATGTCATGGGGGCTGATAGTACTGTGAAAAATGATATAGCGGTTTCAAACAATACTTGGGGTTTGGAGCCAATCAATGAGGAGTTTCAAAAGCAATTTCCTTCTTCAAAGAAGCTAGACAGGCTGAATTGCTTTAGACCAGATGAGGATGAAGAAGAAGCAGGAGAATCAAATGTGCAGTTTgccaaaaaattgacaaaaacGCTTAGCGGGACAGAGAGAATTGGTCTTTGCTGGCCGGAGCGTCCATTGGATCTTCTGGGCCAACATGTTTCAGAGAGACCTGGTTCCCTCAAATCAGTGAAATCATTCAAAGCTTCTAAATCATTTAAAACTTACAGTTCTTTTAAGTTGACTGTTAATGGTCAGAATAGAACACAATCAGACGCAACTCTGCTTGCTGGACTAGACCTTGAAGCTTTGATAAATAGGAAAAGGAAACCATCTTATGTGAGGATTGTGAGCAAGCAAATGGTTGGAATTTTTCTTAGCGTATGGGTTCGTAGAGGCCTAAGAAAGCATATACAGAATTTGAATGTATCTACAGTCGGTGTTGGTGTAATGGGCTACATAGGTAACAAG GGATCAGTTTCTGTGAGCATGTCAATATATCAGACTTTCTTTTGCTTTGTCTGTACTCACCTAACATCGGGTGAGAAGGAGGCAGATGCAGTCAAAAGAAACCATGACGTCCATGAAATTCATCGAAGAACACATTTCAATGCATTTTCTTTGATCGGACTTCCTAAGAGCATCTATGATCATGA GCGAATAATCTGGCTTGGCGATCTTAATTATCGTATAAATTTGCCTTACGATAGAACACGTGATCTGATATCGAAAAAGGAGTGGTGTAAGTTAATTGAATATGATCAG CTCAGCAAGGAGTTCAAGAAAGGTCGTGCATTTGATGGGTGGGCTGAAGGTACTTTAAACTTTCCGCCGACGTATAAATATGAAGTAAACTCAGAAAAGTATTGTGGAGAGGATCCAAAGGCTGGGAGACGTAATCCAGCGTG GTGTGATCGAATCCTATCATTTGGGAAGGGAATAAGGCTAGTGAGGTACAGGAGATCTGAACTTAAGTTTTCAGATCATCGACCCGTCTCTGCCACATATATGACAGAGGTTGAGGTATTTAGCCCGAGGAAGTTGCAACGGGCCCTCACTTTTACTGATGCGGAAATTGCAAAGGAGGAAATTGTTACAAATGTGGGATTGGAGAGTGGAATGAGCCGATTCATATCAGACCAG GATGAAATTTATTGGACGCGGTAA
- the LOC107855590 gene encoding type IV inositol polyphosphate 5-phosphatase 3 isoform X1: MRESARQHQQHQTQRNWAEKLCFGCTCLQLFWPRVVMRKWLNISAKDSDYSADPDSDPGSGSDSDYEQDFCDWPRQSQLNDGKGGQVGIDDALPKIRRRKSETFRAQYINTKEIRVCVGTWNVAGRFPQEDIELDSWLDVNEPADIYVIGFQEVIPLNAGNIFGAEDSRPISVWENIIRESLNKVPPVNKFKSFSDPPSPSRFKPSEDAPDIEEEIAFESDSGSEEEIVPINEDCSDFDEIKDGHVMGADSTVKNDIAVSNNTWGLEPINEEFQKQFPSSKKLDRLNCFRPDEDEEEAGESNVQFAKKLTKTLSGTERIGLCWPERPLDLLGQHVSERPGSLKSVKSFKASKSFKTYSSFKLTVNGQNRTQSDATLLAGLDLEALINRKRKPSYVRIVSKQMVGIFLSVWVRRGLRKHIQNLNVSTVGVGVMGYIGNKGSVSVSMSIYQTFFCFVCTHLTSGEKEADAVKRNHDVHEIHRRTHFNAFSLIGLPKSIYDHERIIWLGDLNYRINLPYDRTRDLISKKEWCKLIEYDQLSKEFKKGRAFDGWAEGTLNFPPTYKYEVNSEKYCGEDPKAGRRNPAWCDRILSFGKGIRLVRYRRSELKFSDHRPVSATYMTEVEVFSPRKLQRALTFTDAEIAKEEIVTNVGLESGMSRFISDQDEIYWTR, translated from the exons atgagagaaagcGCAAGGCAACATCAACAGCATCAAACTCAG AGAAATTGGGCTGAAAAATTGTGTTTCGGTTGCACGTGCCTACAGCTTTTTTGGCCGCGAGTTGTGATGCGCAAATGGCTTAATATTAGTGCTAAGGATTCCGATTACAGTGCTGATCCTGACTCTGATCCCGGCTCTGGCTCCGATTCTGACTATGAACAAG ACTTCTGTGACTGGCCAAGGCAGTCGCAGTTGAATGATGGAAAAGGCGGCCAAGTTGGTATTGACG ATGCTCTTCCCAAAATAAGAAGACGAAAATCAGAAACATTCAGGGCGCAGTATATCAACACAAAAGAAATTAG AGTATGTGTTGGCACATGGAATGTTGCAGGAAGATTTCCTCAAGAAGATATTGAACTTGATAGCTGGTTGGATGTTAATGAGCCTGCTGACATCTATGTCATAGG ATTTCAGGAAGTTATACCTTTAAATGCTGGAAATATATTTGGTGCTGAAGATAGCCGCCCAATTTCAGTTTGGGAAAACATCATTCGCGAAAGTCTGAATAAAGTCCCACCGGTGAATAAGTTTAAATCATTTAGTGATCCCCCTTCTCCATCAAGGTTTAAGCCATCTGAAGATGCCCCtgatatagaagaagaaattGCGTTTGAATCTGACAGTGGCAGTGAGGAGGAAATTGTCCCTATAAATGAAGACTGCAGTGACTTTGATGAAATCAAGGATGGACATGTCATGGGGGCTGATAGTACTGTGAAAAATGATATAGCGGTTTCAAACAATACTTGGGGTTTGGAGCCAATCAATGAGGAGTTTCAAAAGCAATTTCCTTCTTCAAAGAAGCTAGACAGGCTGAATTGCTTTAGACCAGATGAGGATGAAGAAGAAGCAGGAGAATCAAATGTGCAGTTTgccaaaaaattgacaaaaacGCTTAGCGGGACAGAGAGAATTGGTCTTTGCTGGCCGGAGCGTCCATTGGATCTTCTGGGCCAACATGTTTCAGAGAGACCTGGTTCCCTCAAATCAGTGAAATCATTCAAAGCTTCTAAATCATTTAAAACTTACAGTTCTTTTAAGTTGACTGTTAATGGTCAGAATAGAACACAATCAGACGCAACTCTGCTTGCTGGACTAGACCTTGAAGCTTTGATAAATAGGAAAAGGAAACCATCTTATGTGAGGATTGTGAGCAAGCAAATGGTTGGAATTTTTCTTAGCGTATGGGTTCGTAGAGGCCTAAGAAAGCATATACAGAATTTGAATGTATCTACAGTCGGTGTTGGTGTAATGGGCTACATAGGTAACAAG GGATCAGTTTCTGTGAGCATGTCAATATATCAGACTTTCTTTTGCTTTGTCTGTACTCACCTAACATCGGGTGAGAAGGAGGCAGATGCAGTCAAAAGAAACCATGACGTCCATGAAATTCATCGAAGAACACATTTCAATGCATTTTCTTTGATCGGACTTCCTAAGAGCATCTATGATCATGA GCGAATAATCTGGCTTGGCGATCTTAATTATCGTATAAATTTGCCTTACGATAGAACACGTGATCTGATATCGAAAAAGGAGTGGTGTAAGTTAATTGAATATGATCAG CTCAGCAAGGAGTTCAAGAAAGGTCGTGCATTTGATGGGTGGGCTGAAGGTACTTTAAACTTTCCGCCGACGTATAAATATGAAGTAAACTCAGAAAAGTATTGTGGAGAGGATCCAAAGGCTGGGAGACGTAATCCAGCGTG GTGTGATCGAATCCTATCATTTGGGAAGGGAATAAGGCTAGTGAGGTACAGGAGATCTGAACTTAAGTTTTCAGATCATCGACCCGTCTCTGCCACATATATGACAGAGGTTGAGGTATTTAGCCCGAGGAAGTTGCAACGGGCCCTCACTTTTACTGATGCGGAAATTGCAAAGGAGGAAATTGTTACAAATGTGGGATTGGAGAGTGGAATGAGCCGATTCATATCAGACCAG GATGAAATTTATTGGACGCGGTAA
- the LOC107855590 gene encoding type IV inositol polyphosphate 5-phosphatase 3 isoform X3 yields the protein MRKWLNISAKDSDYSADPDSDPGSGSDSDYEQDFCDWPRQSQLNDGKGGQVGIDDALPKIRRRKSETFRAQYINTKEIRVCVGTWNVAGRFPQEDIELDSWLDVNEPADIYVIGFQEVIPLNAGNIFGAEDSRPISVWENIIRESLNKVPPVNKFKSFSDPPSPSRFKPSEDAPDIEEEIAFESDSGSEEEIVPINEDCSDFDEIKDGHVMGADSTVKNDIAVSNNTWGLEPINEEFQKQFPSSKKLDRLNCFRPDEDEEEAGESNVQFAKKLTKTLSGTERIGLCWPERPLDLLGQHVSERPGSLKSVKSFKASKSFKTYSSFKLTVNGQNRTQSDATLLAGLDLEALINRKRKPSYVRIVSKQMVGIFLSVWVRRGLRKHIQNLNVSTVGVGVMGYIGNKGSVSVSMSIYQTFFCFVCTHLTSGEKEADAVKRNHDVHEIHRRTHFNAFSLIGLPKSIYDHERIIWLGDLNYRINLPYDRTRDLISKKEWCKLIEYDQLSKEFKKGRAFDGWAEGTLNFPPTYKYEVNSEKYCGEDPKAGRRNPAWCDRILSFGKGIRLVRYRRSELKFSDHRPVSATYMTEVEVFSPRKLQRALTFTDAEIAKEEIVTNVGLESGMSRFISDQDEIYWTR from the exons ATGCGCAAATGGCTTAATATTAGTGCTAAGGATTCCGATTACAGTGCTGATCCTGACTCTGATCCCGGCTCTGGCTCCGATTCTGACTATGAACAAG ACTTCTGTGACTGGCCAAGGCAGTCGCAGTTGAATGATGGAAAAGGCGGCCAAGTTGGTATTGACG ATGCTCTTCCCAAAATAAGAAGACGAAAATCAGAAACATTCAGGGCGCAGTATATCAACACAAAAGAAATTAG AGTATGTGTTGGCACATGGAATGTTGCAGGAAGATTTCCTCAAGAAGATATTGAACTTGATAGCTGGTTGGATGTTAATGAGCCTGCTGACATCTATGTCATAGG ATTTCAGGAAGTTATACCTTTAAATGCTGGAAATATATTTGGTGCTGAAGATAGCCGCCCAATTTCAGTTTGGGAAAACATCATTCGCGAAAGTCTGAATAAAGTCCCACCGGTGAATAAGTTTAAATCATTTAGTGATCCCCCTTCTCCATCAAGGTTTAAGCCATCTGAAGATGCCCCtgatatagaagaagaaattGCGTTTGAATCTGACAGTGGCAGTGAGGAGGAAATTGTCCCTATAAATGAAGACTGCAGTGACTTTGATGAAATCAAGGATGGACATGTCATGGGGGCTGATAGTACTGTGAAAAATGATATAGCGGTTTCAAACAATACTTGGGGTTTGGAGCCAATCAATGAGGAGTTTCAAAAGCAATTTCCTTCTTCAAAGAAGCTAGACAGGCTGAATTGCTTTAGACCAGATGAGGATGAAGAAGAAGCAGGAGAATCAAATGTGCAGTTTgccaaaaaattgacaaaaacGCTTAGCGGGACAGAGAGAATTGGTCTTTGCTGGCCGGAGCGTCCATTGGATCTTCTGGGCCAACATGTTTCAGAGAGACCTGGTTCCCTCAAATCAGTGAAATCATTCAAAGCTTCTAAATCATTTAAAACTTACAGTTCTTTTAAGTTGACTGTTAATGGTCAGAATAGAACACAATCAGACGCAACTCTGCTTGCTGGACTAGACCTTGAAGCTTTGATAAATAGGAAAAGGAAACCATCTTATGTGAGGATTGTGAGCAAGCAAATGGTTGGAATTTTTCTTAGCGTATGGGTTCGTAGAGGCCTAAGAAAGCATATACAGAATTTGAATGTATCTACAGTCGGTGTTGGTGTAATGGGCTACATAGGTAACAAG GGATCAGTTTCTGTGAGCATGTCAATATATCAGACTTTCTTTTGCTTTGTCTGTACTCACCTAACATCGGGTGAGAAGGAGGCAGATGCAGTCAAAAGAAACCATGACGTCCATGAAATTCATCGAAGAACACATTTCAATGCATTTTCTTTGATCGGACTTCCTAAGAGCATCTATGATCATGA GCGAATAATCTGGCTTGGCGATCTTAATTATCGTATAAATTTGCCTTACGATAGAACACGTGATCTGATATCGAAAAAGGAGTGGTGTAAGTTAATTGAATATGATCAG CTCAGCAAGGAGTTCAAGAAAGGTCGTGCATTTGATGGGTGGGCTGAAGGTACTTTAAACTTTCCGCCGACGTATAAATATGAAGTAAACTCAGAAAAGTATTGTGGAGAGGATCCAAAGGCTGGGAGACGTAATCCAGCGTG GTGTGATCGAATCCTATCATTTGGGAAGGGAATAAGGCTAGTGAGGTACAGGAGATCTGAACTTAAGTTTTCAGATCATCGACCCGTCTCTGCCACATATATGACAGAGGTTGAGGTATTTAGCCCGAGGAAGTTGCAACGGGCCCTCACTTTTACTGATGCGGAAATTGCAAAGGAGGAAATTGTTACAAATGTGGGATTGGAGAGTGGAATGAGCCGATTCATATCAGACCAG GATGAAATTTATTGGACGCGGTAA